One stretch of Rhodanobacteraceae bacterium DNA includes these proteins:
- a CDS encoding VWA domain-containing protein, with amino-acid sequence MSKPETRPLAERWSAAFPDALAAWSPYTRLKAPLLLDTSKAAAAEGLTGSFAMIRLVDQTVVIDLQQVRELGIENYAVEVLAHEIGHHVYAPASITDHTRSLARMLPALPTVTQHAPMIANLYTDLLINDRLMRSAGLRMPELMQAVVRGNQRGEPSKLWILYLRIYELLWGMERGSLCGKALPPREPRRPAAVAGSHSGQASARIAQDNAADAASADTLDIEVDARLASRLVRHHARHWLAGVGRFAVLVLPYLIEDAKAGERLQTLMDTKDAGRGGQPEGMTDMDPEEFEDIRHPGADDALADDAPVEDDPGKTGKPGQSKAKSGTGQARDPFQYGELLRLAGLTLDAQDAAIRYYGERARPYLVPFPSLPAQHSEDPLPEGLDPWEAGDPIDQIDWRESLVLSPVPIPGLTTVQRRYGTQPGFDSATRPLDLDVYVDSSGSMPDPRRQLSWPALAGAVICLSALRAGAAVQVTLWASRREVTSTKGFVRSAEDCLRVLTGYYGGGTQFPLPTLRETHAGRVKLRHPTHILVVSDDGASTMFDSPDERGTPGIEVCARALKQAAGGGTLALNIPADWDRAKTRNNWQAGAFGWLARAREEQGWLISPVATLPDLLGFAQAFARRHYGPAEG; translated from the coding sequence GTGTCCAAGCCTGAGACCCGGCCACTGGCCGAACGCTGGTCTGCCGCCTTCCCCGACGCGCTGGCGGCCTGGAGCCCTTACACCCGGCTGAAGGCGCCACTGCTGCTGGACACCTCCAAGGCTGCGGCCGCCGAGGGTCTGACCGGCAGCTTTGCGATGATCCGGCTGGTGGACCAGACCGTGGTCATCGATCTGCAGCAGGTGCGTGAGCTCGGCATCGAGAACTATGCAGTCGAGGTGCTGGCGCACGAGATCGGTCATCACGTCTACGCGCCGGCCTCGATCACCGATCACACCCGCTCGCTGGCGCGGATGTTGCCGGCGCTGCCGACGGTGACCCAGCACGCGCCGATGATCGCCAATCTCTACACCGATCTGCTGATCAACGATCGGTTGATGCGCAGCGCCGGGCTGCGCATGCCCGAGCTGATGCAGGCTGTGGTGCGGGGCAATCAGCGCGGAGAACCCAGCAAGCTCTGGATCCTGTATCTGCGCATCTATGAGCTGCTCTGGGGCATGGAGCGCGGCAGCCTCTGCGGCAAGGCGCTGCCGCCGCGGGAGCCGCGCCGCCCGGCTGCCGTTGCCGGATCCCACAGCGGCCAGGCTTCGGCCAGGATTGCCCAGGACAACGCCGCCGACGCAGCCAGCGCGGACACGCTCGACATCGAAGTCGATGCCCGTCTGGCTTCGCGTCTGGTGCGTCACCACGCCCGCCACTGGCTGGCCGGCGTGGGTCGTTTCGCCGTGCTGGTGCTGCCCTATCTGATCGAGGATGCCAAGGCCGGCGAGCGCCTGCAGACGCTGATGGACACCAAGGACGCCGGTCGCGGCGGTCAGCCAGAGGGCATGACTGACATGGACCCTGAAGAATTCGAGGACATCCGGCACCCGGGCGCCGACGACGCGCTGGCCGACGATGCCCCGGTCGAGGACGACCCCGGCAAGACCGGCAAGCCCGGCCAGAGCAAAGCCAAGTCCGGCACCGGGCAGGCCCGCGATCCCTTCCAGTACGGCGAACTGCTGCGACTCGCCGGCCTGACCCTGGACGCCCAGGATGCCGCCATTCGCTATTACGGCGAACGCGCTCGGCCTTATCTGGTGCCCTTCCCCAGCCTGCCGGCGCAGCACAGCGAGGATCCCCTGCCCGAGGGCCTGGACCCCTGGGAAGCAGGCGATCCCATTGATCAGATCGACTGGCGCGAGAGCCTGGTACTGAGTCCGGTACCGATCCCGGGGCTGACCACGGTGCAGCGCCGCTATGGCACCCAACCGGGATTCGACAGCGCCACGCGGCCACTCGATCTGGACGTCTATGTCGACAGTTCCGGATCGATGCCCGATCCGCGTCGGCAGTTGTCCTGGCCTGCGCTGGCCGGCGCCGTGATCTGTCTGTCAGCCCTGCGCGCCGGTGCGGCGGTGCAGGTCACGCTCTGGGCCAGCCGCCGCGAAGTCACCAGCACCAAGGGCTTTGTGCGTTCGGCCGAGGACTGCCTGCGGGTGCTCACCGGTTATTACGGCGGCGGCACCCAGTTCCCGCTGCCGACGTTGCGCGAGACCCATGCTGGCCGGGTGAAACTGAGACATCCCACGCACATCCTGGTGGTCTCCGACGACGGTGCCTCGACCATGTTCGATTCGCCCGACGAACGCGGCACGCCGGGTATCGAAGTCTGTGCCAGGGCGCTGAAGCAGGCAGCCGGCGGCGGCACACTGGCGCTGAACATCCCCGCCGACTGGGATCGCGCCAAGACCCGCAACAACTGGCAAGCTGGCGCCTTCGGCTGGCTGGCCCGCGCCCGCGAGGAACAGGGCTGGCTGATCAGCCCGGTAGCGACGCTCCCCGATCTGCTCGGCTTCGCCCAGGCCTTTGCGCGCCGGCATTATGGGCCCGCTGAGGGCTAA